The Halobacillus amylolyticus nucleotide sequence TACAAAGAACAACCATTTGCTGCCAGCCTTCAGGGGATTCAACAGAATCTGCCACTTTTAACTTTAATCATCCTTGTGCCGATGCTGTCCATTCCGTTAAAAACAGGCGGTTATTTTCATTCACTCCATTATTTTTTAAAAAAGTGGGAGAACAATCCTAGACTTGCTTTCTTCGGTCTTTCTAGCTTTATTGCGTTAATAAGTCCGATCTTAAACATGGGCTCAGTCAAGATGGTCCATGAAATGGTTGAAAAATTAACTATTAATCCAATGATTCTGGGGAAATCTTATTTAATTGGATTTTCATCTGCTATGCTTTGGTCGCCTTACTTTGCTTCAGTTGCTATAGTTTTACACGAAGTAGGAGGAGAGATTAGCGGATACATAGGAATAGGGCTGACCGTAGCTGTCATTCAATTAGGAATCGGGAATCTATTATTCAGGAACTCCTCTAAAAAGTTGTATTTACCTAGTGATGAGAAGGAAGGCAGGGAAGGAAGTAAGGCTTTGGCTGTTGGGGAAGAGGAAGGAGATCCAAGCACCCATGTGAAAAGTATTGCGAAACTTCTTGGAATGCTCGCGGCTTTAATCGCTTCTTTATTAGTACTAGAGTATCTTACTCACATTTCCATGCTAATGCTCGTCAGTTTAATAGCAATCATTGTGCCAATCTTGTGGGGCACACTCACTTTCAAGTGGAAACAATTGTTCTTTGAGTGGAAAAATTACACCCGGTCTGTTTCACTGATGGATAATGAAATCACGTTATTTTTAAGTGCCGGATTATTTGGAAGCGCTATTACAAATACGGTGTTTGCTGATCGTATTCAAGCTTTTCTGATGGGCTTTGCCGAAGCTTCTTTCCTATTATTTGTTCTTGCTATTTTTGTGATTGTGCTCATGTTTGCTTTCATTGGGGTTCACCAGATCGTAGTCATCCCGATTCTGGCTGCACAAGTTTCAGCGGCAAGCCTTGGTATTTCCCCAGAATTTTTGGCTCTCATTTTCATTATGTCCTGGTCAATGACGGCTGTATTGTGTCCGTTAAATGCGATTAACATTATTGTAAGTAAATGCCTGCGGCGCAACGGGCTGACTGTAGGTTTTCGATGGAATGGAGCCTATATTATGAGCTTGGTCAGTTTGGTCATCGTCGTGATTACAGTCTACGGTTTTTTGTGAAAAACGTCATTTTCCACCGAGAGAAGTTCTAAAAACGGAGGCGATGAAACAGTGATTCTAATTGAAGTAGTCGAGCAGATTCCCCTACCAGCTGTCGTCATTAATCAAGATGGTCTCGTTCTTTCCTACAATCATTTGATGGAATCTAGTTTACAGGGAGGAATGGCAAGAGGTATAAGCCTGCAAGGTGCTTTTTCACGATGGGAAACGAGCGCCCATTCAAAAATTATAATGGCAGAGTCCAAGGGGAAACGCTTCGTTTTTATTGAGGGACCATTGGACGGTACGAATGATGTCTTGCTGATCGGTACAGAAACATCGGAGCTGTCTGCACTAGTAAACGAGAACAAAGAGCTTAAAAATTTAACCCGGGAGTTAGATGCCATTATCGAAAATTCATATGACGGTATCTATATCACTGATCACACAGGGGTTACATGGAAAACGAATTCAGCGATCGAGAGAATCACAGGTATCCCGAAAGAATATTATATCGGTAAACATGTGGATGCCCTGATTAAAAGGGGAATCTTAAAAAGCTCCGTCACTCCGAAGGTCGTCAAACAGCGGAGGACGGTTTCGCTCGTCCAGGATAATTATGCCGGAAAAGAAACCTTAATCACGGGTACCCCGGTGTTTAATGAAGAAGGTGATGTTGAAAAGGTTGTCACCAATATTAGAGATTTATCAGACCTGAATGAGCTGCAAGCTGAGTTGAGTAAAATGAATAAGTTAAATGATAAGTACAAAAAGGAATTGGATTTACTAAAGAATAAGTCAGATCGACTAGATGGTATTGTCGTAAACAGTGAGCGAATGAAAATGATTTATGACACGGCTGACCGAATAGCTGATGTTGATGCGACCGTATTAATATTAGGTCAAACCGGTGTCGGGAAAGACATTCTTGCCAAACACATATTCACAAACAGTGTACGCTCTAAGGAAGGGGAATTTATTAAAATAAATTGCGGCGCCATACCGGCCGACCTCTTAGAATCGGAATTGTTCGGTTATGATCGTGGTGCCTTTACCGGAGCTAATCGTCAAGGGAAGCCAGGGATGTTTGAGATGGCAGACAAAGGCGTGCTTTTTTTAGACGAAATTGGTGAATTACCGTTAATGCTTCAGGTTAAATTATTGAGGGTTCTTCAGGAAAACGAGATTCAAAGAATTGGCGGAACAAAGCCGAGAAAAATAGATGTTAGAATCATTGCCGCTACGAACAGAAATCTGAAGGATATGGTAGAAAAAGGAGACTTTCGTGAGGATTTATATTACAGACTGAATGTGCTGCCAATTTTCATTCCACCGTTGAAAGAACGTCGCGATGACATTTTACCTTTGATCCAAACCTTTCTAAAGCAAGCAAATGAAAAGTACCATATGAGTAAAAAGATAGACAGCAAGCTAAAGGATTTCTTTTTTACCTATGACTGGCCCGGGAATTTGAGGGAACTTTCTAATCTTATCGAAAGATTAGTTGTAACTACACCTACCGATATCATACAGTTGGAAAATCTCCCTTCTGAGTATAGTGAATCTAACGAAACAGTCGCAGGTCCCGCTTCGATTGTGTCCTTAAAGGAAGCAACAGAAATGGCGGAAGCGAAAGTATTGCGCTTAGCTGTAGAAAAATACCAGAACACTTACGAGATGGCGAAAGCATTAGAAACAAGTCAGCCGACGATTGTTAGAAAACTGAAGAAGTACAACCTAAATTGTAAAAAAGGGGAGGGCCACGAATGAACATAGGTGTTGCTGGTGCAGGAGCAGTAGGTTGTTATTTTGGCGGATTGCTAAAAAAGGCGGGCCATCATGTGACCTTTTTAGCCAGGGGCAGCCACCTTACTGCCATGAAGGAAGATGGTTTATTCATTCAGAGGGAGCAGGATACCATACATATTACGAATGAATTCACCAATGATCCAAGTGATCTAGCTGATTCGGATCTCATCTTATTCTGTGTAAAGTCGAATGATACAGAAGGCATGGCGCAACAGCTCCGAACTAGTTTGAATAAACACGCGCTTATTGTAACCATGCAGAATGGCGTAGAGAATGAGGAAATGCTTAAAGCGATTTTTGACACCGACCGAGTGCTATCTTCCGCCACTTACGTCCAAGCTTTTGTGGAAGCGCCAGGAAAGATCCGCCAACAAGGGAGAGTGAAACTCGTTGTGGGGGAATTAGGGCAATCAACAACTAGTGAGTGTTTAGCAATTGTAGAAGAATTTCAAAAAGCCGGAATAGATACGGTTCATTCTGCTAACATCCTTGAGAGAAAATGGCATAAACTGCTATGGAATGCCACTTTTAATCCGTTATCAGCCGTTTCAAGTGCTCGAGTAGGACAAATTTTAGACGATGAAAATCTACGAAAAACAGCAGGGACTATATGTTCTGAAGTAGTAGAGGTGGCGGTGAAAACGGGGATTCCACTTGATCGAGAAGCAACAATAGCCAAGATCTTCTCCAATGCGGAACTTGCTAGAGATCATCAAACTTCGATGCTGCAAGATCGTCTTCAAGGAAAGCGCATGGAAGTCGAAGCCATGTGTGGATTTATCGTCAGACAATCAGCTGACCTTGATGTTTCCGCGCCTACCCTCCACTCCATTTATAGTATTCTAAACTTTTTTGACCGAAAATATGTTGAGGCTAAATGATTTGATTCATTTTTGAATTAAATCATTCATTTTTAAATCAACATGATCCCCTTTAAAATGTCAAATTGATTTGTTTTTGAATTGTGGTCGCACATAGGCATAGTTAAAGCTCCCTGCTAGCGCTAAAAATTATTACTCTAAATCCCTAAAAGGCTGCAGTGTGCAGTCTTTTTTTATATGTTTTTGACCGAAAAGAAAAGTTGGCATGATTATTGCATTATTAACAGGGACGATAAAAACAGGAAGGGTGTTTCTAACATGCCGGTTACAGCGACAGATGAATTACAGCAAATGAAAACGATGATTAAGAACTTTGTAGAAAATGAAGTAGAACCGTATGCACAACAAATTGAAGATGAGGATGCGATTCCCCAACATCTAGTTGAGCAGGCGAAGGATCTTGGTTTGTTTGGCATGAGCATTCCAGAAGAATACGGAGGAATTGGTCTAAACACAGTCGGGAAAGCAACAGTGCTAGAACAGTTCGGTAGAACGCATAACGGTTTTGTTTCTTTAATCAGTGCTCACACTGGAATTGGGAGCACCGGTTTAGTGAAGCTTGCTTCTGAACAGTTGAAACAGAAGTATCTACCAGAGATGGCTGCTGGAAATAAAATTGCCGCATTCGCTTTATCGGAACCAGGCGCTGGCTCTGATGCGACAAATTTATCGACCCAGGCTGAGAAAAAAGGGGATCAGTGGATTGTTAACGGGACAAAACATTTTATTACCAATGCCCCCGTAGCAGATGTGTTTACGGTATTCGCATTAACGGATAAGGATAAAGGTGCTAAAGGCGGAATCACAGCATTTTTAATTGAAAAGGACTTTCCAGGGCTCATCGTTGGTAAAAAAGATAAGAAGATGGGGCTGCGAGGATCCTATACCGCCCAAGTCATTTTTGACAACTGTATTGTTCCGGAAGAAAATGTCATCGGTGAAGTAGGAATGGGTTACATGAACGCTTTGAAGATACTTGGTGAAGGCCGCATCGGTTTGGCAGCGAGAGCGGTGGGTTCATGCGATAAGTTAATCGAACTGTCAGCAAGCTATGCCAAAGAACGCATACAGTTCGGACAGCCGATTGCTAACAATCAAGCCATCCAATGGATGTTAGCTGACATGGCTACCGAGACGGAAGCTGCCCGGACATTAACAATGATGGCAGCTGAGAAGGTAGACGACGGGAAGAAGGTGATTAAAGAGGCATCAATGGCTAAACTGTTTGCTTCAGAAGTATTTAATAAGGTGGCCGATAAGGCTGTTCAGATCCATGGTGGGATTGGCTACATAGGGGAATACCCTGTCGAGCGTTTTTACCGCGATGCAAGAATTACGAAAATTTATGAAGGTACAAACGAAATCCAGCGGCTACTCGTAGCTAGAAAAGTATTAGAAGAGAATTAGGTGTTTGTTATGTACTACATTTGAGTTATTTACCTTAAAGAACGATGTTTCCCTTATTACCGGCGGTGGCAGCGGGATCGGCCGCCAGATTGCTGAAGCGTATGCTGACGCCGGCTGTTCCATCGCCATTTGTTCAAGAAAATTAGAAAATTGCCAATCGACTGCCCAAGAGTTCCGGACAAGAGAATGGATGTGACAGCATACAGATGCGATATCACAAACGGATTCGATGTGAAAGAGGTCGTAGAGGCAGTTGTTAAGGAATATGGAAATATCGACATTCTTGTCAGTAACAGTGGCACAACATGGGGAGCAAAGGTAGAAGAGATGCCCCATGAGGCTTGGCAAAAAGTGATGAATATTAATGCCACAGGTACATTTCTGATGGCAAAGGAAGTGGACAAATTAATGATACAACAGCAATCTGGCAAAATCATTAATATTGCCTCGGCTGCTGGATTGAAGGCAGAGCCGCCGGAAGTGCTTAATGCAATAGGGTATAGCACGAGTAAGGCGGCAGTCATACATCTTACAAAATATTTAGCTAGGAAATGGGCGCAGCATGGGATTTATGTTAATGCCATTGCTCCAGGATTCTTTCCGACGAAAATGACTAAAGTTGTATTAGAAAAGAAAGGTGACCAAATTAGAAACAAAAACCCACCTCAACGGGTCGATGATGAAAGCGCTATCAGAGGGACTGCATTACTATTGGCTACGAAAGCTAGTGACTTTGTTATGGGACAAGTATTGAGTGTTGATGGGGGAGTACACTATGAAACGAAAAAATCTTATTTTGGAGGTGAACGTAAATGGGTGCTGAAAAGACAGCAACTAAGAAACTGGACACTACAATCAAGGAAAAGCCAGCATTTGTAGAAGAGCTATGGAAAGATAGGAAAGAACAATGGAACGGGCCGAGAATCTTTGTTTTGATAATCAGTCTATTGGCTATTGGATTATCAATCTTCCATATCTATACAGCAGGCTTTGGGACGTTATCTTCTTGGCAGCAAAGAAGTGTCCATGTTTTATGGGCCATATTGTTAATCTTTCTACTATTTCCATTTAAAAAAGGAAAAAAGTTTGGATTAATCGATATTTTAGTCGTGCTTCTAACCTTGGTCACAGCTTTTTATATGATAACTGGTGCCGAAGCGATTCAAAGTCGTCAAGGGAACATCAATAACAGTGACGTCATCTTTGGAACGATTTTTATTGCCCTTGTGCTGGAGGCTACTAGGAGAACCAATGGGATTTTGATGTCTGCAATCGGAGTTTTCTTCCTAGCTTATATTTTCCTTGGAAGATACTTTCCGGGTGCATTGGCACACCCCGGAGTAAGATACGAAAAAATGGTTGACCATATGTTCAACGGTACACTCGGCATATTCAGTGCACCAATCTATGTCAGTTCAACAGTGTTGATATTGTTTGTCATTTTTGGATCATTCTTAATGAAATCCGGTGGAGGGCAATTTTTTACAAACTTCGCCTTTGGCCTGTTCGGGAACAAAACGGGTGGTCCAGCTCTATCAGCAGTAGGATCTAGTGCTTTAGTGGCGACTATTACTGGGAACGGTGCTGCAAATGCTGCAATAACAGGTTCTTTTACAATACCGTTGATGAAAAAACTAGGATATAGCAAAAGATTTTCTGCTGCTGTTGAGGCAGTTGCCTCTCAAGGTGGTCAAATCATGCCGCCAATCATGGGGGCATCTGTATTTATAATGGCTGAAACAGTAGGGATTCCCTATATTAAGCTAGCTCTTTATGCGCTTATTCCAGCCATCATTTACTTTTTCATTGCCGGTATGGTTGTTTATTTTCATGCCAAACGTTTAGAAATGGCAGGTATCCCGAAAGAACAACTTCCAGATCTTAAGCAAATAATCCTTAAGCAAAGTTATTTATTTTTACCGATTCTGCTTATTATCGGGTTAATGATCTATGGCTATAGCCCAATGAAATCTGGTTTCTATGCAATTCTGGCCACCGTTATTTTAAGCTGGATTCGTAAAGCAACAAGGATGAATCTTCTAGATATTTTAGCAGCGTTAGAGAATGGTGCAAGAAGTGCCCTTATTGTTATAGCTGCTTGTGCCACTGCTGGAATTATTGTTGGAGCGGTATCGTTAACAGGCTTAGGTATAACGTTTTCCAGATTTGTTATTGATGTAGCTGGGGGACAAATGCTTCTCTTGTTACTCCTCGTTGCGGTCGCTTCTATTATTATGGGAATGGGAATGCCGACTGTGTCTGCCTACGTAATCCTTTCCGTACTAGGAGCCCCGGCATTGATCGATCTCGGGGTTAACATCGTAGCAGCTCATATGTTTGTATTTTATTTCGGTGTACTTTCCGGCTTAACCCCTCCTGTAGCTATTACGGCTTATACGACGGCCGGGATAGCCGGAGCTAATCCGACGAAAACCGCTTTTTACGCAATAAAAATTGGATTAGGCGGGTTCTTTATTCCATTCCTGTTCGTCTATAATCCTGAATTGCTCTTACAGGGTGGGGATACTGCCCGTATTTCCATAGCTTTACTAAGTGCCTTTTTAAGTTGCATGTTCTTTGCTGGCGCTTTAGAAAATTACTTCCTCGGGAAATTGGGCATAGTTAAAAGACTTCTCATGTTTGCTAGTGCAATATTGCTTGTCACACCAGGGATCTGGGGAGATTTAATTGGTCTAGCTACCGCGATTTTCTTAATTATTTGGCAGAAAAAATTCACAGCGTTTGTAGCAGAGGATTCACAAAAAATGAGTGGATAACAGAAAGGTGGATATTTATGAGAAAAATGCTAGTGAGTATTATGTTGCTCGTTTCTTTTACACTTGTGTTGGCGGCATGTGGTGATAGCGAAACATCATCAGGTGGATCTGGTGATAAACCATCGGCGCCTGATAAGTTCTTAAAGATTGGTAGTGGACCTATGGGATCAGGTTGGTACCCAATCACTACGGTGATGTTGGATGTTTATATGGATGGTTTTTCAGGCTTGAATGTTTCCCAACTTGAAGGGGGCTCAACTTCCAACTTGGAATCGATAGAAATAGGGGATATTCAAATGGGATTAAACTATACCTCTGATTTCACTTCAGCACTTGAAGGTGGAAATGGATTTAAAGAACCTTTGGAGAATATTTCTGCCATTGGAGCATTGTATCCTGTTTATCAAACGATTGCTACGACCACAGATCATGAAGACATTAATACAATTGAAGATATTGTAGATAAACATATTTTCCTAGGTCCAAAAGGTGGCGGAGGTCCGGTAGCATTCTGGAAGATGATGGCGGAATATGGAATTGATCAACAGACAATTGAAGAAGCTGGAGGCCAGATTTCCTACGGCAATTATTCTGATGGTGCCTCCATGTTAAAGGATAATAATGTTGATGTGTATGTTGGCGGGGGTGCACCATTTATTCCTGCTTTACAAGAAATCGAAATCACAAAACCTATTAAACTAATTCCTATTGATGAAGAAAAACTTAATAGTATAGAAGAAAAAGGGATAGGGGTTTCCTCTGGAGAGATTCCAGCTGGAACTTATAAGGGGCTTGACGAACCGACCCCTACTTACACAATGGTAACCATGCTGACGGCAAGAAGCGATATAGAGGATGAATATGCTTATAATCTAACAAAGCTGTTTTGGGATAATATACCGAAATTTGAAGATCAAATCCCTGAAAGAGCCAAGCATTTCACAATCGAAACAGCACTCGATGGCATTGATCCCGAAACATTACATCCAGGGGCTAAAAAATATTACAAAGAAGCTGGAGTTCTAGAGTAAGCCTGGTGTAATGAGGAAGGGGGAAAGTTCTGTTGAATAACTTAGAAGAGCGAAAGTGGTATGAATCATACCCATCAGAAATGAAGAAAGATTTAAAGTATCCGGAAGTATCACTATATTCTCTTTTAAAGAGGACGGCAGAAAAGTATGGAAGTCGTACGGCCGTTATATTAGAGGACAACCAAATCTCTTATCAAGAATTAATAGACAAGGTGGACCGACTCGCGGGAGCCTGGGATGATATCGGTTTAGTAAAAGGAGAAAGAATCGGGTTGATGGTGTCCAACCATCCTGACTACATTATTGCTTACTATGCGGCACAAAGGCTAGGACTGATTGTAGTCCAAATTAACCCACGTTATACAGCCCGTGAACTTTTGCAAATTGTAAGTGACTCGAAGACGAATTACCTTGTGGCAGAGCAGGCTAACCTAAAAACTGTTTATCAGGTCGATGATATGCAAAAACTAAACCGCATTTTTGTATCAGGATCTGAGGACAATGACCATCATTCATTAGATTTTCTGATAGAGAATTCCACCCCGTTAAGGAAGGAGATACCTATTTCCGTTAAAGAAGATGTGGCAGTGATCCAGTATACGGGTGGTACATCGGGAAAAATGAAAGGAGCCATGTTAACACATCTTAAC carries:
- a CDS encoding sigma-54 interaction domain-containing protein — protein: MILIEVVEQIPLPAVVINQDGLVLSYNHLMESSLQGGMARGISLQGAFSRWETSAHSKIIMAESKGKRFVFIEGPLDGTNDVLLIGTETSELSALVNENKELKNLTRELDAIIENSYDGIYITDHTGVTWKTNSAIERITGIPKEYYIGKHVDALIKRGILKSSVTPKVVKQRRTVSLVQDNYAGKETLITGTPVFNEEGDVEKVVTNIRDLSDLNELQAELSKMNKLNDKYKKELDLLKNKSDRLDGIVVNSERMKMIYDTADRIADVDATVLILGQTGVGKDILAKHIFTNSVRSKEGEFIKINCGAIPADLLESELFGYDRGAFTGANRQGKPGMFEMADKGVLFLDEIGELPLMLQVKLLRVLQENEIQRIGGTKPRKIDVRIIAATNRNLKDMVEKGDFREDLYYRLNVLPIFIPPLKERRDDILPLIQTFLKQANEKYHMSKKIDSKLKDFFFTYDWPGNLRELSNLIERLVVTTPTDIIQLENLPSEYSESNETVAGPASIVSLKEATEMAEAKVLRLAVEKYQNTYEMAKALETSQPTIVRKLKKYNLNCKKGEGHE
- a CDS encoding ketopantoate reductase family protein → MNIGVAGAGAVGCYFGGLLKKAGHHVTFLARGSHLTAMKEDGLFIQREQDTIHITNEFTNDPSDLADSDLILFCVKSNDTEGMAQQLRTSLNKHALIVTMQNGVENEEMLKAIFDTDRVLSSATYVQAFVEAPGKIRQQGRVKLVVGELGQSTTSECLAIVEEFQKAGIDTVHSANILERKWHKLLWNATFNPLSAVSSARVGQILDDENLRKTAGTICSEVVEVAVKTGIPLDREATIAKIFSNAELARDHQTSMLQDRLQGKRMEVEAMCGFIVRQSADLDVSAPTLHSIYSILNFFDRKYVEAK
- a CDS encoding acyl-CoA dehydrogenase family protein, giving the protein MPVTATDELQQMKTMIKNFVENEVEPYAQQIEDEDAIPQHLVEQAKDLGLFGMSIPEEYGGIGLNTVGKATVLEQFGRTHNGFVSLISAHTGIGSTGLVKLASEQLKQKYLPEMAAGNKIAAFALSEPGAGSDATNLSTQAEKKGDQWIVNGTKHFITNAPVADVFTVFALTDKDKGAKGGITAFLIEKDFPGLIVGKKDKKMGLRGSYTAQVIFDNCIVPEENVIGEVGMGYMNALKILGEGRIGLAARAVGSCDKLIELSASYAKERIQFGQPIANNQAIQWMLADMATETEAARTLTMMAAEKVDDGKKVIKEASMAKLFASEVFNKVADKAVQIHGGIGYIGEYPVERFYRDARITKIYEGTNEIQRLLVARKVLEEN
- a CDS encoding TRAP transporter permease; this translates as MGAEKTATKKLDTTIKEKPAFVEELWKDRKEQWNGPRIFVLIISLLAIGLSIFHIYTAGFGTLSSWQQRSVHVLWAILLIFLLFPFKKGKKFGLIDILVVLLTLVTAFYMITGAEAIQSRQGNINNSDVIFGTIFIALVLEATRRTNGILMSAIGVFFLAYIFLGRYFPGALAHPGVRYEKMVDHMFNGTLGIFSAPIYVSSTVLILFVIFGSFLMKSGGGQFFTNFAFGLFGNKTGGPALSAVGSSALVATITGNGAANAAITGSFTIPLMKKLGYSKRFSAAVEAVASQGGQIMPPIMGASVFIMAETVGIPYIKLALYALIPAIIYFFIAGMVVYFHAKRLEMAGIPKEQLPDLKQIILKQSYLFLPILLIIGLMIYGYSPMKSGFYAILATVILSWIRKATRMNLLDILAALENGARSALIVIAACATAGIIVGAVSLTGLGITFSRFVIDVAGGQMLLLLLLVAVASIIMGMGMPTVSAYVILSVLGAPALIDLGVNIVAAHMFVFYFGVLSGLTPPVAITAYTTAGIAGANPTKTAFYAIKIGLGGFFIPFLFVYNPELLLQGGDTARISIALLSAFLSCMFFAGALENYFLGKLGIVKRLLMFASAILLVTPGIWGDLIGLATAIFLIIWQKKFTAFVAEDSQKMSG
- a CDS encoding TAXI family TRAP transporter solute-binding subunit, which translates into the protein MRKMLVSIMLLVSFTLVLAACGDSETSSGGSGDKPSAPDKFLKIGSGPMGSGWYPITTVMLDVYMDGFSGLNVSQLEGGSTSNLESIEIGDIQMGLNYTSDFTSALEGGNGFKEPLENISAIGALYPVYQTIATTTDHEDINTIEDIVDKHIFLGPKGGGGPVAFWKMMAEYGIDQQTIEEAGGQISYGNYSDGASMLKDNNVDVYVGGGAPFIPALQEIEITKPIKLIPIDEEKLNSIEEKGIGVSSGEIPAGTYKGLDEPTPTYTMVTMLTARSDIEDEYAYNLTKLFWDNIPKFEDQIPERAKHFTIETALDGIDPETLHPGAKKYYKEAGVLE